A window of Rhinolophus ferrumequinum isolate MPI-CBG mRhiFer1 chromosome X, mRhiFer1_v1.p, whole genome shotgun sequence contains these coding sequences:
- the ARMCX6 gene encoding protein ARMCX6: MGRAREVGWMAAGLMIGAGACYCVYKLTIGRDDSEKLEEEEEEWDYKELDEEEPEIWFDFTTMARPWSEDGDWTEPGAPGGTEDRPAGGGKANRTHPVTQRPFPYEHKNTWSAESFKNVIYAFGFSRCPFIQEKMLFAQPKDAGFSFSHNINSHLASLSIVGNAIPIRDPAVKRKALCALDNVNASVENQGQIKMYISEVCRGTVSHCCNSFLQQAGLNLLISMTVINNMLAKSVSDLKLFPLISEGSGRAEVQVLQPLMGLSEKPVLAGELPGAQMLLSFMSLFIRNRNIQAPLDTLAS, from the coding sequence ATGGGCCGGGCACGGGAAGTGGGTTGGATGGCTGCAGGACTGATGATTGGGGCTGGTGCTTGCTACTGTGTTTACAAACTAACCATAGGAAGAGATGACAGTGAGAaattggaggaggaggaagaggaatgggACTACAAGGAGCTGGATGAGGAGGAGCCCGAAATTTGGTTTGATTTCACAACTATGGCTCGGCCCTGGAGTGAGGATGGGGATTGGACTGAACCTGGGGCCCCCGGTGGCACTGAGGACAGGCCAGCAGGTGGGGGCAAGGCCAACCGAACACACCCAGTAACACAGCGTCCATTCCCCTATGAACATAAAAATACTTGGAGTgcagaaagctttaaaaatgtgatttatgcTTTTGGCTTCTCCAGGTGTCCTTTCATTCAGGAAAAAATGTTGTTTGCCCAGCCCAAGGATGCCGGTTTTTCATTTAGCCACAATATCAATAGTCATTTGGCCAGCCTCTCCATTGTCGGAAACGCGATCCCCATCCGTGACCCCGCTGTTAAGAGGAAGGCTTTATGTGCCCTGGATAACGTGAATGCCAGTGTGGAAAATCAGGGCCAGATTAAGATGTACATCAGCGAAGTGTGTCGGGGGACTGTGTCACATTGCTGCAACTCATTTCTGCAGCAGGCCGGATTAAATTTGTTAATAAGCATGACAGTTATTAATAACATGCTTGCCAAGTCCGTTTCAGACTTGAAGTTGTTtcctttgatatcagagggaagTGGCCGTGCTGAGGTTCAGGTTTTGCAACCGTTGATGGGTTTGTCTGAAAAGCCAGTCTTGGCAGGAGAATTGCCGGGTGCCCAAATGCTGCTCTCATTCATGTCCCTCTTTATCAGGAACAGAAACATACAGGCTCCCCTGGACACCCTGGCCTCCTAA